The following are from one region of the Chitinispirillales bacterium ANBcel5 genome:
- a CDS encoding TetR/AcrR family transcriptional regulator — MAEYSNRQLQIIDTAIELIAEGGIQELTMKHLADRIGISEPAIYRHFKSKMEILEALQRLFAGEKSIFMKQMLKRDISAIEKIELIMKYHFTSFAAKPALAAVMFSEGIFQNDRRLASAVLAIMQQSGDALATIVREGQKASEIRNDIEPQHLVTIILGSLRLMVNRWHLHRYTFDLLEEGKVFIKSLKTLLNKGQ; from the coding sequence ATGGCTGAATATTCCAACCGACAACTCCAGATTATCGATACTGCAATTGAGCTGATAGCAGAAGGTGGTATTCAGGAGCTGACTATGAAACACCTTGCTGACCGTATTGGGATCAGCGAGCCAGCAATTTACCGTCACTTTAAAAGCAAAATGGAGATCCTTGAGGCACTTCAAAGGCTCTTTGCCGGTGAAAAAAGCATCTTTATGAAGCAGATGCTCAAACGTGACATTTCGGCTATTGAGAAAATTGAACTGATAATGAAGTACCATTTCACCTCCTTTGCGGCCAAACCCGCACTTGCAGCCGTGATGTTCAGTGAAGGTATCTTTCAGAATGACCGGCGTCTTGCCTCTGCCGTGCTTGCTATAATGCAACAGAGTGGGGATGCTCTTGCTACCATCGTAAGGGAAGGTCAGAAGGCTTCTGAAATACGCAATGATATTGAACCACAGCACCTCGTCACTATTATACTTGGCTCACTCAGGTTGATGGTCAATCGGTGGCATTTGCACAGGTATACCTTTGATCTTCTCGAAGAGGGGAAAGTGTTTATAAAATCACTGAAAACACTTTTGAATAAAGGGCAATAA